The genomic region GCTGTAgtctcctgattggctgtttatTTGGTGTGTGTCTtccacagatggagagaatTTGCTGGCACCACCAGTATCCCAGCTGTATCACACCTCCTCCAGCCCTCTGACATCACAGCGGTGGGACTGACACAGACTGTGGACTGCAGCGTGTGGACTGCAGCGTAACTTAAGAATTGTATTGCACATTAATTTCATATTCAGAGAAATGATACTTGTGTCACTTTATGTCCAGCACTACAGATCTGCATCTGTGTTCAGTTGATCTCACTGTTGTCACCAGAATGTTCTCACTGACAACTGTTGCTGTTGTAATCTACAACAGAAGAGCTCATGAATGTTCAGAGAATGCTTAAGTGAAAGGGGAAAACACCAGCAGGTACCTGTTTCTATTTTCTTGTTTGTGGGACTACTGTTCCCATGAGACAGTCACTTGATTTGAGACCAGCTGACTGCCTCCAGTGCGTTGTGTTGGTGAGTAGAACTTGGAACAACAAGTCTTAGAGAGGACAGATGCAGCATTTATGAAGAGAGCCTCACTGAGACACTTTAGGTGAAGCAGAAATATCTTTGGGTCTCTTAAACATAGCAAGGAGCAGGAACTCTGAACAGAAGTCTTACTGAACAGCACCACCAACAGTTTGCTCCTGCATCCACTGGCCAGTTTTAGTGTGCCTCCTAATGTTTAGCTCTTCTGACCGTGttcattgtgtgtgtggggggcaAATTTAAATCTGCCGTATGGCCCCGTTCAGTTTGAACTCAATTGAAGCTTGGCCATGTACATTTGCTTGACTTTAACCTTTGTTCCCTGTTCAACAGTCTACCACTGCAAACCTGACAGGCTGCTGGGAAATCAGGAAGTTATTCCTGCACCATCCATGTCAGCAGAGTTCAGTATCGGTCTTCTGCATTGTTTATAGCAGGAGTGTGGacgtcctgcaggttttagatgtgtccttggtccaacacagctgattgaaatggctaaatgacctcctcaacatgtcctgaagttctccagaggcctgggaatgaGCTAATCATCTGactcaggtgtgctgacccagggtgagatctaaaacctgcaggacaccagccctcgaggcctggaggtccccacccctggtttagagtCTGTGATGGTACTGACCTGTGACTTTGAGTTTGTATCCAGGACACAATACCGGCTCACTCAGTTGAACAGGGAGCTAATGTGAATATTTGTGTAGCCTGCAGGAGATCCGAGCTAGTAGCAAACACCACTGGTGAGCTATAGCTAGTCAAGACATGCACACTGCAGCATAGACTGTATTAAAGCCAAGAGTAGTCTGcaatttaaatttctttttctaGACAAAGAGCAACAGATTAATGAAATCTAATTCAGATCTTTCATTTCAAGTCATAAAGGAAGTAGCTTCAGCACGGAGATGGTTGCTGTTCATTTATAAGTGATCAGATGTTCGGTGAATCAAACAGCAGGTCTATCTGAGCTGTAGAAGCTTCTGAAACCTTGGCATGCATTTGCAGCCGATGCTACATTCAAACTATGAACTCGTTGAAGGAGCAGTACACTCATTGTTGCTTTCTGTGAGGGATATGTGAGATTTTGGGAACTGGCACAATACCAGCAGCTGACTTTAAAGTATTTTCTGTGTACACTTAGATTCTgccttttgttgttttctgtgccATGATATACTCACAACGTAGGTCGTACTTCCCCTCCACAGAAATGTCACGGAGGGCTTTTCCATTTACCACTACTCTCGTATATATTACTGTGTTTAAGTATGTGCCGCTGAACCATTTATTCCAATAGCACTTATGGACTTTAGCTCCATCAGCCTGTGCGATGATGAAGCCTTTGGGCAAAATTAACTGAAGTATTTGTGTCTTATTTGTGCATGACGTATAACAAAACTACAGAATTTATATTGATGAAAATATAGCGTAAAATCAAACCCTTACTGCACTTCACAGCACAACAGAGTTCAGAGTCTGCTGATAGTTTAAGGTAGGAGATGTAAATCTGCTGCTTTTCCTCGTCTTACTGTAACATAGAGGAGTCCTCAGAGGATGCAGCTTTAAAGGGCATCATTGGATCCTTTGGCCATGCTATATTTGTCCATCACAATTCAAATAATTATATGGTATTTTTTCCATAATCTTACAATCTTAATcttgctttttttcctgtttttggccacataatgaaatatttaagtgtttgaaaatgtttgattttataaTATTGTTCAAGTAAACAGGTTACACCAAATCTTTACAAGTCTATGTGTATACTTCTTTGTTATTGTATTAATCACTTGCCTGATGCTGATCCCTTGTATTAACCTGGAAGAAACAAAGCAGGGAAAGATTCCTAGCTGCCATCCGCCGCAACCGGTAGAgctgtctttgtttttgatttCCTTCTCAGCTGAAATCTTGAAACTCTGGTGGTTGGTTATGTGGATTGTGCTGGAATGACCTTTTGTAGCCAGAGTGCAGTACCACACTGAAGTCTTTGCATGTAATAGCCAGCTAAACCTGATTGTTGCATTTGTTGTTTTACTTCCATTTGTCTCCATTCATGCTGGGAAATGTACTTGCACAGAGCTGATGACCTTTTTTAACTGTCAGAATGAATTAAGTGGTCAGTGCGTTCTTCAAATCAGATGTGTAACACTGATGGTACTCTGACAAGTGACCTAAAAGCATCTTAGGCTGTGTGAACCTCTGTAGCCTGTAGTTAGTTTCAACAGATGATTGATACCTGCCACATCACGCTGTAAAATCACCAGGAGCCATCATATGAAATTAAATCTGCATTAAAAAAGACTCTTGGGTAGTTTCAAACAATAAATTCTAAGGTATTTTTTTACTATGAGATGTTGATGATGTTATAGTCTGTAGGCCAAAGTTAGCTGTGTTTAGTAGATGATGAAGAATTAAAAACGTCAGTTTTAAATCTCAGCTTGATTGTGACTCTAGTCTGACAAACTACTTTAATGCAGGGCTCACATGAAGGAGCAATCTTTATTTGTCCTATTTCCTGCGAAACACGTCTTACTCTTTATCTGGTTAGTATTACACACACACGtgagtttggggttttttttacacactTTTACGAGTCCCATTTCTGTCTCTAGGCTCTAGACCTAGGAAAGGTGATTGgtcaaaatacataaatactgCAGAGAGAGGGCCATTCAGAAACCTTTCATTAACATTTCAAATGTTAGTCCACATATCTCTTAATCTCACCCTTCAAATGAAACAAATCATGGAGTCGTGAACAAAGACTTTACAGTGAAAGTTTGGCTTTTACACCAACCACTAGGTGGCACTTGTGTCACTTGAGTGTTCACAATCATTGGGCCTTTAAAGGCtaaaaaacaaagcagccaGGAAACAGCTGCTTGCTTCTACTGGAAAGAAATAATGATAGCAACAGAACAGTGAAGCAATGTAGGAAGTCACAGCACTGAAAGTGCAAAGTTGCAAATAACTTTAAGCTGTAATGCTTTTGTCAGTTGATGTTGGACATGTTTCCACCATTCACCAACAGGAAACTCGAATCAGCTGTCAGCACAAACTACTGGCAAACCTTTAAACCTTAAGCCATTTCAAGGTGAGGCTGAGGAAGTGACTGAGAAGCATGACAACCATTTGTTTTCACAGTGGAAGCTACAATTTAGGTGTTTTTATCTTTGTCAAGTCTGTTACTGTGGGGTCTTTacctgctgttgtgatttggtgctgtataaatgaaaGTGGATTTTACTTTGAGAGTTTATACACAGATTTGTCCTTTAGTCCACTGGGGAGACCTGATGGGACATGACTAAACATTTATTCCTGTGTCACACAGAGCACACATCAGTAAGACATTTTTAATCACAGTTCAAAACTTTAATTCACATTAAATCTGATCTCAGTGTATTCATTGTATATGTACAGAAAGCTGCAAtactgttacaagaacaatgtACATATGTAACAATGTGTGTGGGCAGTACAGGAAATGTTGGTGGAGATGATGTGAATATAACCCACGGTCTGAACCCGTcctggatgaggatgatgatgatggagtgTGTATTCGCCACATCTGGTCACAGCAGAGACGTCAGAAAAATAAGCCTGGGCCAGTATTCACGCAGCTTCACCCCCTGTTCTCTGTGCCACGTTAGGCAGTTACATATGTACACTCTGGCCAGCAACGAACCTCAAATCATGTAAAGCTCTGTCTTTATTGATTTACCTCACAGCGAGGAAACTAGCGAGCACAGCAGGAAAAGCACAAACAGCCCTCACCGAGGCTTTGTTTTTCTGGCTGACATGCAGCTCAGGAACGTGAACACTGTAGTGAatgagtgcacacacacaacttCTTACTTTTCCATGCTGCTGCTGACAACCACTGCTGAGCCTGTGAACACCACGCCTaccaaaggaaaagaaaaatgaaaaagcagtTGTACTCAAATCTCAAGTTGGCAGACTGGTTTTATCTAGTGGACACGAAgaatttaaacaataaaaaaaactaaacccaTGAAAGTGTTTAAAGGTAAAACAGACCCCCGCCTCCTCCTTCTGTGTTAATGAGCTTTGGTCAGAATACAGAGTGATTGTAAATAAGAGTCGGAGAGGAAGGGCGGAGAGCTAAACTTTTGAAGTAAGGCGACCGTGAATCTCCTCTCATTGAACCACACAAACAGCTAAACTACCCAGGCCTCCATTCTCCAGATCTAGTCTGACTAATCCAGGCTTACATGATCCTGACCAAATCAgctttttaattcagttcatcCAACATAAACATCCTCATCACACATGAAACTGTCTTCAAGAATCCAACTAGCTAAAACAATACCGATTTTGAAAGTGACTCCCAATGAcattaaaggtttttaaaaaagaaaaaaaaaagcctataATCAGTAAATTCTGAAATATATAAGCTTAgttaatatttgtatttataacCAGCTTGCTGCCAAAGTCTCTGATAAAAATCAGATGGGACACAAAACAAGATGAATTTGTGTGACTAATCTGCAAACTCTAGTTATACAACGGTAGATAGAAACTCATTTAAAGCAGTTTTGTATGTAAATTGAAACATTTTAGCATGCGTATGTACTCATGATTAAACTGTGTTTATTTACTATATTTCAATAATCTAAATGTTTGACTTTATTCTATTTTTCCCTCACTTTGTTTTTGTAGAGCTACTTCCTAATACAGTAAAAGGTGGTACTGATTATGGGGAACACTTTACAGAAAGGCACTAATCCTGCAAAATACTTATGTTTTGAATATGGGTCCATTTGAATGGGATACACTAATTCGTATCTGCTGCCTCTATTAGTTAGTTAGTGTTATTGTGAGCATGCCTTCCATAGCCTAATGATATGGAGAGAAATTTACCTGATAAGGGTTGCCAATGTGTACGATATGATCCACAAGAGAAAACTAAGATTTACAAATCTGTACAGTAAATTGTGTGCAACTTTTGATTAGCACACACTTCAATCCACACACAAATACGAAGCAATCTGACCACAtgtaaaactattttaaaaattcatacATCAAAACCTGAATACATTCTGATCATTTACACACAGTTCATTAAGTTCAGCTTCACGAATCCTATAATTCCACCTTTCAAAAACCTTTCTGTGTGTAAAAATGTCGAAAACTACACGTAACATTTCTCTCACTTACTCAAAAAACCTTAAATACGTTTGGATGAATTGCCTGATATGCACAGATCACATCGCATGCCCGTGTGGGGTAAGCCTGTATTGGCTttccttcattggcttcctgttaaatccagaattcaaaatcctgctcctcacatacaaggtcttaaataatcaggccccatcttatcttaatgaccttgtagtaccatatcaccctattagagcacttcgctctcacactgcaggcttacttgttgttcttagagtatttaaaagtagaatgggaggcagagccttcagttttcaggcccctcttctgtggaaccagcttccagtttggattcaggagacagacactatctctacttttaagattaggcttcaaactttcctttttgataaagcatatagttagggctggaccaggtgaccctgaatcctcccttagtaatgctgcaatagacgtaggctgctgggggattcccatgatgcactgggtgtttcttcttcactcactatgtgttaacagacctctctgcactgaattatatctgttattaatctctgtctctcttccacagcatgtctttatcctgtcttccttctctcactccaaccaatcacagcagatggcccctcccctccctgagcctggttctgtcggaggtttcttcctgttaaaagggagtttttccttcccactgtcgccaaagtgcttgctcacagggggtcatatgattgttgggtttttctctgtatttattattgtaggatctacctcacaatataaagcaccttgaggcgactgttgttgtgatttggggctgtgtaaataaaactgaacagaacTGAATGAGCTGTTCTgtttatttagaaaaagaaacGCAGGTATACACTTGAAGCAGTTTTACACTGGGAGCTTGGTGCATCTCATATTTGTGGATCTGTGCCAAGCTGGCACGGCTAAATCTGTCTCAAAACCCCACGTTGGCATGCGAGGTGATCTGTGCATATCAGGCGATTCCACACAtatgtaatgtttttaaatgagtgAGAGAGATGTTACGTGTAGACATTTGTACACACAAAGGTTTTTGAAAAGTAAAATTATTGGATTCGTGAAGCTGAACTTAATAAACTGAGCATAAATAATGAGTATTTATTCAGGTCTGGGTATACGCATTTGTAAAATGGTTTTACATGTGGTCAGATTGCTTCATATTTGTCTGTGGTGCCCCTGAAAAGTTGCACACAAATtattgtacacatttgtaaatGTTAGTTTACGCTTGTGGATCATATTGTACACAGAGGCAAATTTCTCTCCATACAGTGAAGATATAGAAAAGCAGCTCACACAAGCCCACCTCAGTGAACCAAACTGTATTCAGAGCCTTGGCTCATATGTTCAGCATTCGCTGTAAATCTGGTGAACAGCTCAGAAAAGACAAATATGAAGCTAATCTAAATGTCCAGTATTTAACCCGCTGGGCTCAGGTACATGTCAAATATGGACGAGTTCAGAATTAAGAGCAGCAAATAAATTAGAaaactacattttaaaaaaacaatatgcTGTATTATATACATTTAACTCTGCGAGCAGACAGCATTTAATGGCCTCTTTCTGCTGTCACCTTTTCCAAACTGATGCCTTGCAGTCAGAAAGTCCCACATGCTGCTGGGGAGAGTCAGCACTCATCTGATGTATTCAGAACCAATCACATTGCTACTAATGACTACTTTTGGAATGATTTAAAGTTCTAGGAAGTAACAGGAAGTAATGCGTATAGACTGTTATAGAGCTGTGAAGCTCTTCTGGGTGCACTGTGGAATCTGCAGAAATAACTTTtctggaaaaaggaaaatcgattttacaagttttatttttcttttctaaataaTCATTTCAAACCTCCACATCATGGGGTTGATACGTATCACCTAGATGATGATCATAAAGGAACCCAACCTGCCAGCACAACTCAATAAAACCAAATAAAGGAAAGAATAAAGTTCAAAGCTCAGGGCTTATTTTCCTAGTGTGTCAGGTCGACAGATAAGGCTGAGCAGTGATGTCATGCAGACTGCATGGAGCTGATTGGAAAAACGCTGAAACTGTCATTTGATTTCAATTAGAATCACAATGCAATTTGAACGTGTTGCCAGTCTATGCTTCATATTTAAGCTGGCACATTAGCAAGCACGCTTTGAGGTCGGCAAAGTATTTTCCACGAATCCGTGACGTGGCTATGACTTTCCCcgagaggagcagcagcacagaggcTGCCGTCGTGCGGCAGCAGCTGGGACTTTCAGACTCGGGGCTGAAGCCCAGTCGTCAGGCCTGAACCTCAGTgatgaaactaaactaaaacaagagtgcagtttgtttgtttttaatgtgtcatTGTCGTGGCGCCAAAGAGCCCTCAGACCACACAATCAGCCCTGCTTTTTGTTAGTGCGAGTGCGACCCCCCAGAGTTTGGGGGTACTGTTGTCCCCCCACCCCCCGTCTGTCCATGGCCTCTCCTGCCGTGGCCCAGGATACAGTGAGCGCTGCCGCAGCCTTCGTCGTCGTCATCTCCCTCGCTCTCGGAGGAAGATTCTCCAAACTGTCGGGGCTTCTCGTAAATGCAGCAGCCTGAAACACAACAAGCAGCTCATGATGCCGCAGGCTCAGATGAAGCTCCAAGTTCGtcatttgaaaattaaaaatactttCACTTCAGAAACAGTAACTGCAGGAGCATGCGATTAAACACATACTGTGTCTTTGATGTAGTAAGTGTGCAGAAGGAGGACGCTGAGGCAGGAGTCCATGGTCTACTCAGGGTCTTAGCTCCATTTTAGTGCACGTTACACATGTGCACGGTACTGAGAAAGATTAAGGCTATTAAAATGAATTAGTTGAGCCTCGATTATGTCATGGGGAAATTAATGAGATGCAATGCATCATGACACGCTGAAGCACAATCAGTACAGCTACTACATGTTGTAATTACTTCATGCATGTCATATACTGCAGTTAAACAGGAAAACCACGTGTGCTGTACAGTCACTCGTGGTACGCAGGTGTATATGGTCCAGGCTTTATGTCCACAGATTTATAAATAAGTGTGCATCATTTGACTGAGTACAGTCTCTGCTGGGGACACACAGTTTCAACCATGCTGAGGGAAAAAAGCACTGATTCCAGGGGTGCAGCGCGGCAGTACAAACGGTGCTGGGCAGCATAGCCAGTgtgctttattgtcatttcaaactagtttttgtttttcttgctttttttcctgataATAAAATCACACAGTTCAGAGGAATACGTCCAAATCGAGTTTCTTTCAAGGACAAACTTCATGAAACATCAGAACAAGCAGCTTTTTCAGGACTGACTCTGCAGCCCGGTGCCAAATATTCCATTGTTCCAAActcagcataagagtaaaatatcagctgtgttgtttttgtgatttagttttaatttttttatgatgACTTTCAATTATTTCATATTCTGCAGAATCCCAACAGACGAGCCACTGGATGCCCACAGAAAATCCCACTGATAACAACAACCCCACTGTGAAACCACCAGAATCATAAAATATACCACAGTGTAAGTTTTGGCACTGAACCtaaacagtaaaagaaaaagtacaTCCAATACGTTTGCATTTGTTCCTCCTAAAATGTAACAgagcaaaacactgaaaactggTGGCAGACATATTTGAAATGCTTAATTACATTTCTTAGCCTGTGTGCTAAGGAGAAAGATAAACTCACACTTTGAAGACCTTCTTCCCAAATGCTCGTTGTCGACAGTGTCACTGGACCACTCCACCTTCTTCTCAgtcttcctcttcctcaacTTGATTGTCAAGCTTCGTCCCTCCTGTAACATGTAAGAGGTCTACTGTGAGACATCGCAAACAAACCACAGTGTGAACTGTGGATCCTGCAGTCACACTCAATGACATCTATCATTTGTAGGACCTTCTTGTTGTCTCTATGGCGTCATGGGAATGCTATTGTTTCCTGCTCTCTGAAAAGTAAAACATGCCCTTGCTCAGGTgatagagcaggtcacctactaatcagagggttggtggtttgatccctgtctgctccagatactaaccccaaggaCTTATTCCTCTGATGTATCAGACCctaaatgtgtatgaatgttagacagaTACAAGTGCTAATTGGCTAAGTTGtggaaagtgctttgagtggtcaGAGCAGaagagtgctatataagaaccagtctatGTACCATGACCATCGGTTAGGCAAATTCTGACAATATTTTAAAGGCCTAACTTAAAATAAATTGCAACTACTGAACTACTTCTAATTATGACAACATCTGCAGTAAACAGTCTGCATCAGTAGGACTACGAAGATTTGTGTAAAATGATACACAAAGTATGTTGTAGCCAAACACGAGTATGCCTCTTTATATCCTTTAAGACTTCTTCTTATttaaaagtcaaacatgactatgcacatatttaaaaagaaataaaaatgcgcaacaaattaaaaaaaaaaaagtcaagccGTGAGGGTTGGGAGGGGTTAGGGGGGTTTAAGGTACAGAAAACAGACTATTAAAGAGCACCTGCCTCAGAAATGACACAAAGCTGGGGTTACCGGGCATGTATGCTAGCAGAGACCGATCCCTTTGCCCCATGGTGCCTACAGATGGGCCTGTCTGCGCTACATCTTTTCCCATTCTAACCGACTATGGGAATTTCAGTTAATGGAGGTCTGACTGTTTATCTGAGCAGTACAACTTGAAATATGATTTGAACAGAGTGTATTTAACATGTAAACCGGATGCTCCTGCTACTTTAGACATTATGCAACAATACTACAGATTCGGGTTGCTGTTTAACTTTCACACAGCAACGCTGAGATATTCAGCACTTAGCCCGCTATCGGCTTTCCATAATGCTACCGCGCTACTAGCAGCCCTGTTATTTAAATACGCCTAACGTAACTAACATATCAGGCCTCACGAAGCTTCCCGCGTAATAACATGAACGCTGTATCTTTAATGTACACTGTCACTGGCTGCCAGAGCAGTCCAACTGTCTCACGAACAGCTGTCCATCGTTTACCTGCTGGGGCGGCGGCGGTGTGCTCGTCTGAACTGTCTCCGTTATGGTCTCACTGGATGTTCCTGGAACCTCCGCCATCCCTGCAGCTGCTTTGCTAACGCTACCGTTAACTAGCTTAAAGATCCAAAAGAAACGAAGCAGAGCGTCAACAATGAGCGACACCGCGTTAGTCGACAGCTAACCGACTAACCTTCCGCTCTTTAACTCCAAAAATCGCACTGAATGGAAAAAATGTCAACCCACAGTTAGGAGGTGTGGGACAGCGGTGGCTACAGTCAAAGCACAAAACGCGTTAGCCAGGGTCGGAACGGAAACGTACGGCTCCTCGTTAAAACTATCAGCTATGGGAACCATCATCACCCACAAAAATAATCACATGACAGTAGTCGCTGGGCTATATCATTATATTATGTGTGGAATTAAAATGGTTTAGATAGTTAATTGGATAGAAAACTCTGTTTccacaatttattttattttttgactcgGGAAGGATGTTCCGGTTCCTCTTAGCTTTAACTTGAAACGCTGTGGGGAAGATATTTCCAGACGGACCAAGTGCGTTTCCTGTTGTCCGTGAAGATATAATAGCCCGTCAACAAACAGCACCAAACCATACTGGAAAATAGTTTTGTCACGGATTTAATTTTGTGTAAAGCTTCCATACAAACGTCTCTCCTCAGGTTGGCAGGGACAAAGTAGTTACGTTACACGGCTGAAGCTGGCATGTGTGGGCATTCTAGCGTGTAAAGTTACCGAGGATGTGGAGGACAGGTCCTGGTCCGAGTCTGAGGAGGGCAGCCAGACTCTGTTCCAGCACCCCACCAAAAGCTTCTCACACAAACTTCACTGCACGGCCCCGCGCCGAGAAGCAGAGGCGCAGACGAGTGCGGGAGGAGGGCATCCTATCGAGTCAGCATGGTGTAAGTTAGAGGGAGGCAAAGTACTAAGGCTAAAGCTCTCTGCCAAATCCTCCAAGGAAAGAGTACtagtgcgtttgtgtgtgtttttacagatatactggcatcgttgtattgataataacaacaataataatgtaataGTTTAATGCTGCACTCATTAGTTacctctgcctcccattctacttttaaatactctaggaacaacaagtaagcctgcagtgtgagagcgaagtgctctaatagggtgatatggcactacaaggtcattaagataagatggggcctgattatttaagaccttgtatgagaggagcaggattttgaattctggatttaacaggaagccaatgaagggaagccaatacaggagaaatctgctctctctttctagtccctgtcaggactcttgctgcagcattttggattagctgaaggcttttcagggagtttttaggacttcctgataataatgaattacagtagtccagcctggaagtaataaatgcatgaactagtttttcagcgtcactctgagacaggatatttctaactttagagatgttgcacaaatggaagaaagcagtcttacatatttgtttaatatgtgcattgaaggacatgtcctggtcaaaaatgactccaaggttcctcacagtgttactggaggccaaggtaatgccatccagaggaagaatctggttagataccatatttctaagattttcagggccgagtacaataaccttagtttgatctgaattaagaagcagaaagttagaggccatccaggtctttatgtctttaaatgatgctttcatttattaaagttaTTCAAACCTACACAGCCATCTGTGAAAATCAGAGGCTGTTGGTGCTGGAAAATCTGTCCAATGTGTCTGAATGGAAACAATCATGCAAAGCAGAGTGGgctaaaattcctccacagtgatgtgaaacagTCATTGGCTGTTAACTCAAACACTTGATTGGACGTCTTGAGGGTAGCACTACCAGTTATTGGGTTTAGGGGACAATTACTTTACACACTTTTGTGTTTCAACCGTGTTGACTTGTGACTTGTTCAGTGCTGTTCTAATGCACTCCATGATGTCATAAATATAGTTATGAGAGAATAAATACGATAGCTGAAGCTGCCAGTTAGACAAGctctgatgtttctgtttgcAGAGTGCTGAAGGTAAAGCAGTAAAGTGGAGTGAGAAGCAGAAGATTGCTTACACTGCTCCTACACCTCCTGGGGCAAAGAAAGGTGACTCTCCTGTAACCTCTGTTGGCTCGGCTGTCTCTTCTCCTTACAGGCTCTGAaagtcctttttctttttccctacAGACACTAGCTCACCGTTCCCATCTTGTTACAGTCCGGAGTATGTGGAGTCCAGCTGGTATCAGTGGTGGGAGAAAGAGGGATTCTTCAGTCCTGAGCAACATGTAAACATGTGAACTTGTTAAATCAAATTATTACTGTTGCAGTTAGAAATGAATTCACTTGTAGAAAAAATATTGCTTTGCTTCTTCTGTTCCTTTGACAGGAGAAGGCAGGTTGCTGTGATTTCCtcctgtgttgttttgttttttgtttttctctcagcAGGTGATGAAGCAGGTTTACagtggttttttttctccctccctcttcaTCTCgagtttttcctcctcttctccccaACT from Pelmatolapia mariae isolate MD_Pm_ZW linkage group LG22, Pm_UMD_F_2, whole genome shotgun sequence harbors:
- the ppp1r11 gene encoding E3 ubiquitin-protein ligase PPP1R11, which encodes MAEVPGTSSETITETVQTSTPPPPQQEGRSLTIKLRKRKTEKKVEWSSDTVDNEHLGRRSSKCCCIYEKPRQFGESSSESEGDDDDEGCGSAHCILGHGRRGHGQTGGGGTTVPPNSGGSHSH